Proteins encoded in a region of the Marinococcus sp. PL1-022 genome:
- a CDS encoding recombinase family protein, whose amino-acid sequence MKTCIIYARVSTEKEEQQSSLARQQEELEALAAANGWTVQQTVTEQESSYSVERDGLLRVFELLDDTSADTLLITDDTRLGRGNAKIAVLHELQKRGTSIYTVKDNGELEIADTDHMIMEILSIVEEHQRRLHNFKIKRGMQRAVENGYHPEENFGLNRSGGRKKIEVPIEEIVKLKQRELTFKDIASTLRGLGYDISKATVHRRYKEYEQQRTDTEPQ is encoded by the coding sequence ATGAAAACCTGCATCATTTACGCCCGGGTAAGTACGGAAAAAGAAGAACAGCAGTCCTCGCTTGCCAGGCAGCAGGAGGAGCTGGAGGCTCTTGCTGCAGCGAATGGCTGGACGGTGCAGCAGACCGTAACGGAGCAGGAGAGCAGCTATTCCGTGGAACGGGACGGGCTTCTCCGTGTGTTTGAGCTCCTTGATGACACGAGCGCGGATACACTGCTGATTACCGATGACACGAGGCTTGGTCGTGGAAATGCCAAAATCGCCGTGCTCCATGAACTGCAGAAAAGGGGCACCTCCATCTATACAGTGAAGGATAACGGGGAGCTCGAAATTGCGGACACCGACCATATGATTATGGAGATTTTGTCGATCGTGGAAGAGCATCAGCGCCGGCTGCATAATTTTAAAATCAAACGGGGGATGCAGCGGGCGGTGGAAAATGGCTATCATCCGGAGGAAAACTTCGGGCTGAACCGCAGCGGGGGCCGAAAGAAAATAGAAGTGCCCATTGAGGAAATTGTTAAGCTGAAGCAGCGGGAGCTCACGTTTAAAGATATTGCCTCGACGCTCCGGGGTCTTGGCTACGACATTTCCAAAGCGACGGTGCATCGCCGCTATAAAGAATATGAACAGCAGCGTACAGACACGGAACCGCAGTGA
- the tkt gene encoding transketolase, which yields MAISTEQLAINTIRTLSIESIEKAQSGHPGLPMGAAPMAYALWTKAMNHNPANPDWFNRDRFVLSAGHGSMLLYSMLHLSGYDLSLEELKNFRQWGSQTPGHPEYGHTAGVEATTGPLGQGLAMGTGMAMAERHLAAKYNTDDHSVVDHFTYVLCGDGDLMEGVASESASLAGHLQLGNLVVLYDSNDVSLDGALHQSFSENVLQRYEAYGWHTVFIEDGNDVDALEAAIEEAKQSPKPSMIEVKTVIGYGAPNKGGTNAAHGAPIGDDEYNLVKEAYQWEYDAFHIPPEVTELFDEVKQGGAKAEKEWNELFDAYKQENPELADELEQAIAGKLPEGWDAKLPVFTDEKVATRAASGDVLQEVAAAVPSLFGGSADLAGSNKTLIKAENDFSRNDYTGRNIWFGVREFAMAAAVNGIQLHGGLKPFGSTFLVFSDYLRPALRLSALMGLPLTQVFTHDSIAVGEDGPTHEPVEQLAALRAIPNLNVIRPADGNETVAAWRVAMESESTPTALVLTRQGVPTLEDTKDKAVEGVRQGAYVIGEQAEHPDLLLVAAGSEVSLAVDAKAQLQKDGWTVNVVSMPNFHAFDHQSEDYRRSVLPDGVPAMAVEMGSSFGWYKYVGSHGSVYGIDRFGASAPGGEVVEKYGFTPDKVAEAARQLIK from the coding sequence ATGGCAATTAGCACAGAACAATTAGCAATTAACACGATCCGGACGTTGTCCATCGAAAGCATTGAGAAAGCCCAGTCGGGTCACCCGGGGCTTCCGATGGGCGCCGCGCCGATGGCGTACGCGCTCTGGACGAAAGCGATGAACCACAACCCGGCCAACCCGGACTGGTTTAACCGCGACCGCTTCGTGCTGTCCGCCGGCCACGGATCGATGCTCCTATACAGCATGCTGCACCTGAGCGGCTACGACCTCTCGCTCGAGGAGCTGAAAAACTTCCGCCAGTGGGGAAGCCAGACGCCGGGCCACCCGGAATACGGCCACACCGCCGGCGTGGAAGCCACCACCGGCCCGCTCGGCCAGGGTCTGGCCATGGGGACCGGCATGGCGATGGCCGAACGCCATCTGGCAGCCAAGTACAACACGGACGATCACTCCGTGGTCGACCATTTCACGTACGTGCTCTGCGGCGACGGCGACCTGATGGAAGGCGTGGCGTCGGAATCAGCTTCGCTCGCCGGCCACTTACAGCTCGGCAACCTGGTGGTGCTGTATGACTCCAACGACGTGTCGCTCGACGGCGCGCTCCACCAGTCGTTTTCCGAAAACGTGCTGCAGCGCTATGAAGCGTACGGCTGGCACACGGTCTTTATCGAGGACGGCAACGACGTCGATGCCCTGGAGGCAGCGATCGAAGAAGCGAAGCAGTCCCCGAAGCCATCCATGATCGAAGTGAAAACCGTGATCGGCTACGGCGCACCGAACAAAGGCGGCACCAATGCCGCCCACGGCGCGCCGATCGGCGACGACGAGTACAATTTGGTAAAGGAAGCCTACCAGTGGGAATACGACGCGTTTCACATTCCGCCGGAGGTGACCGAACTGTTTGACGAAGTCAAACAGGGCGGCGCGAAGGCCGAAAAGGAATGGAACGAGCTGTTTGACGCCTACAAGCAGGAGAATCCGGAACTTGCCGACGAGCTCGAGCAGGCGATAGCCGGGAAACTCCCGGAGGGCTGGGATGCGAAGCTGCCCGTCTTTACGGATGAAAAAGTAGCGACCCGTGCCGCTTCCGGTGATGTGCTGCAGGAAGTAGCGGCAGCGGTACCATCTCTGTTCGGCGGCTCGGCGGACCTCGCCGGCTCCAACAAAACGCTGATCAAAGCGGAGAATGATTTCAGCCGCAACGACTACACCGGCCGCAACATCTGGTTCGGTGTGCGGGAATTTGCGATGGCGGCAGCAGTGAACGGCATTCAGCTGCACGGAGGCCTGAAGCCGTTCGGCTCGACGTTCCTCGTCTTTTCTGATTACCTGCGTCCAGCGCTGCGCCTGAGTGCGCTGATGGGGCTGCCGCTCACCCAGGTATTCACGCACGACAGCATCGCGGTCGGCGAAGACGGCCCGACGCACGAGCCGGTGGAACAGCTGGCCGCCCTCCGCGCGATTCCGAACCTGAACGTCATCCGCCCGGCGGACGGCAACGAGACGGTTGCGGCGTGGCGCGTGGCGATGGAAAGTGAATCGACGCCAACAGCGCTCGTGCTGACCCGTCAGGGCGTGCCGACGCTGGAAGACACGAAGGACAAAGCGGTCGAAGGCGTCCGCCAAGGGGCCTACGTGATCGGTGAACAGGCCGAACACCCGGACCTGCTTCTCGTCGCTGCCGGCTCCGAAGTGTCCCTCGCCGTGGACGCGAAGGCCCAGCTGCAGAAGGACGGCTGGACGGTCAACGTCGTCAGCATGCCAAACTTCCATGCGTTCGATCATCAGTCCGAGGACTACCGCCGCTCGGTGCTTCCCGATGGCGTCCCGGCGATGGCGGTGGAAATGGGATCGTCCTTCGGCTGGTACAAGTACGTCGGCTCCCACGGATCCGTGTACGGCATTGACCGCTTCGGGGCGTCCGCACCGGGCGGGGAAGTCGTCGAAAAGTACGGCTTCACGCCGGACAAGGTGGCCGAAGCTGCCAGACAGCTGATCAAATAA
- a CDS encoding DUF896 domain-containing protein: MLSKEKIDRINELAKRQKSTGLTAEEEEEQHALRQEYLSKFRSSFKNQLENVKVVDEEGTDVTPNKLERVKRRNRSFRH; this comes from the coding sequence ATGCTTTCGAAAGAAAAAATTGACCGGATTAATGAATTGGCCAAACGTCAAAAATCAACGGGGCTGACGGCCGAAGAAGAGGAAGAACAGCATGCGCTGCGTCAGGAATATTTAAGCAAATTCCGTTCTTCATTTAAAAACCAGCTTGAAAACGTTAAAGTGGTGGATGAAGAAGGCACGGATGTAACTCCGAACAAGCTTGAACGTGTCAAACGACGGAACCGCAGCTTTCGGCATTAA
- a CDS encoding ABC transporter ATP-binding protein, with product MLHEDKVLTKQEQRAIVKRLLKYAAVHKRLLAFACTFLVIGVGAELLSPYLVKIFIDSYVTPGVFPAGELTWLAAIFASATIVSAVMVYFHTYWFQRIALKSIQQIRVDVFSSVEGASMRFYDQTPSGALVSRITNDTERIRELYMEVLSTFIQNGVFLVGVLIAMFFLDVRLAAAAILIMPLLLILMALYRRYSSRYYGEMSGKLSRLNTKINESLQGMSVIQLFRQENRMKQEFSGINDAHYEAGLKSMKIDGLLLRPAIDLVSVLALVGVLSYFGILSMEGAVQVGVIYAFVNYFERFFEPVNEIMQQMSLYQQSIVSAGRVFHLMDVTGQESAIARGRQTGGASESGEIEFDHVTFSYDGENPVLRDINLSVREGETIAIVGHTGSGKSSIINLLLRFYEHDAGTIFLGGRDLQRWPEQALRKQVGLVLQDPFLFTGTVRENIAMHNHRLSDEEVRQAAAFVGADQFIEALPNQYDEQVGERGSSFSNGEKQLITFARTVAHDPKVLVLDEATANIDSESEAVIQQALASLVENRTTIMIAHRLSTIRHADQIIVLHQGEIAERGTHQELLASGGLYEKMYRLQHENEEVL from the coding sequence ATGCTGCATGAGGATAAAGTATTAACCAAACAAGAACAGCGGGCGATCGTGAAGCGGCTGTTAAAGTACGCGGCTGTACACAAACGGCTGCTGGCATTTGCCTGTACGTTTCTCGTGATCGGGGTCGGAGCGGAGCTTCTCAGCCCGTATCTCGTGAAGATCTTTATTGACAGCTATGTGACGCCGGGCGTGTTTCCGGCCGGCGAATTGACATGGCTCGCGGCCATTTTTGCATCGGCCACCATCGTTTCCGCGGTCATGGTGTATTTTCACACGTACTGGTTCCAGCGCATTGCGCTAAAAAGCATTCAGCAGATCCGGGTTGATGTGTTTTCGAGCGTCGAGGGCGCATCGATGCGCTTTTACGACCAGACGCCGTCCGGAGCGCTTGTGAGCCGGATCACCAATGATACCGAGCGGATCCGGGAGCTGTACATGGAGGTGCTCTCGACCTTTATCCAGAACGGGGTGTTTCTCGTCGGAGTGCTTATCGCCATGTTCTTTCTGGATGTCCGTCTCGCCGCCGCGGCAATACTGATTATGCCGCTGCTGCTTATTTTAATGGCGCTTTATCGCCGCTACAGCTCCAGGTACTACGGGGAAATGAGCGGTAAGCTGAGCCGGCTGAATACGAAAATTAACGAAAGTCTGCAGGGCATGTCGGTGATTCAGCTGTTCCGGCAGGAAAACCGGATGAAGCAGGAATTTTCCGGTATCAATGACGCTCACTACGAAGCCGGGCTGAAAAGCATGAAGATTGACGGCCTGCTGCTCCGGCCGGCGATCGACCTCGTGTCGGTGCTTGCTCTTGTCGGCGTGCTGTCGTATTTTGGCATTTTATCTATGGAAGGGGCCGTGCAGGTCGGGGTGATTTATGCCTTCGTCAACTATTTTGAACGCTTCTTTGAACCGGTGAATGAAATCATGCAGCAGATGTCGCTGTATCAGCAGTCAATTGTCTCCGCCGGCCGGGTGTTTCATTTAATGGATGTGACCGGTCAGGAATCAGCAATCGCCCGGGGACGTCAGACCGGGGGAGCCTCCGAAAGCGGCGAGATTGAGTTTGATCACGTGACGTTCAGCTACGACGGCGAGAATCCGGTCCTCCGGGACATTAACCTGTCAGTCAGGGAAGGAGAGACCATTGCGATCGTCGGCCATACCGGCAGCGGTAAAAGCTCCATCATTAACCTGCTGCTTCGGTTTTACGAGCACGATGCCGGCACCATCTTTCTCGGCGGCAGGGACCTGCAGCGCTGGCCGGAGCAGGCGCTGAGAAAGCAAGTCGGCCTTGTGCTGCAGGATCCGTTTTTGTTTACCGGCACGGTGCGCGAAAACATTGCGATGCACAATCACCGGCTGAGCGATGAAGAGGTGCGGCAGGCAGCTGCCTTTGTCGGCGCCGATCAGTTTATTGAAGCGCTCCCGAACCAGTACGACGAGCAGGTGGGCGAGCGGGGAAGCTCGTTTTCGAACGGTGAAAAACAGCTGATTACGTTTGCCCGCACGGTCGCCCATGACCCGAAGGTGCTTGTGCTCGATGAAGCAACGGCCAACATTGACAGTGAAAGTGAAGCAGTGATCCAGCAGGCGCTTGCCAGTCTCGTGGAGAACCGGACGACCATTATGATTGCCCACCGGCTGTCCACGATCCGGCATGCCGACCAGATCATCGTGCTCCATCAGGGCGAAATCGCCGAGCGCGGCACGCACCAGGAGCTGCTTGCCTCCGGGGGGCTGTATGAAAAAATGTACCGGCTCCAGCATGAAAATGAAGAGGTGCTGTAA
- a CDS encoding CcdC family protein, which translates to MSTLLIITTLTAFFMASVVIVIRMKAIKQPATFKKIVLPPFFMATGALMFVYPPARPTGLEVGEALLVGFVFSFLLMATTSFEIRENRIFVRRSKAFSFILVGLLIVRTIIKLIIGDAIEPAVLAGMFFLLAFAMLVPWRVYMAVKYKQLEKVLQRDPEPENSVSSRHSS; encoded by the coding sequence GTGAGTACACTGCTGATTATTACGACCCTCACGGCCTTTTTTATGGCTTCTGTCGTGATTGTTATCCGCATGAAAGCCATCAAACAGCCGGCAACATTTAAAAAAATCGTGCTGCCGCCGTTTTTCATGGCGACAGGGGCGCTGATGTTTGTTTACCCGCCGGCGCGGCCAACCGGACTGGAGGTTGGCGAGGCGCTGTTGGTCGGGTTTGTTTTCTCCTTTCTGCTGATGGCCACCACGTCGTTTGAAATACGGGAAAACCGGATCTTTGTACGCCGGTCCAAAGCCTTTTCCTTTATTCTGGTCGGCCTGTTAATCGTACGTACGATTATTAAGCTGATCATCGGCGATGCCATTGAGCCGGCGGTGCTTGCCGGAATGTTCTTTCTGCTGGCCTTTGCCATGCTTGTGCCGTGGCGCGTCTACATGGCCGTAAAATACAAACAACTCGAAAAGGTTCTTCAGCGGGACCCGGAGCCTGAAAACTCCGTATCCTCCCGCCACTCATCTTAA
- the lexA gene encoding transcriptional repressor LexA yields the protein MKLSKRQQQILDYIKEEVKEKGYPPSVREIGEAVGLASSSTVHGHLARLENKNLIRRDPTKPRAIEVLELEDQGSEPIHESKAVYVPVIGKVTAGEPITAVENVEEYIPLPERMVTDEEQVYMLTIQGDSMIEAGIFDGDLVVVQKQQTADNGDIIVAMTDEMEATVKRFYKEENFIRLQPENATMDPIILENCTILGRVTGVFRTIF from the coding sequence ATGAAGCTATCCAAGCGCCAGCAGCAAATTCTTGATTATATAAAAGAAGAAGTAAAAGAAAAAGGCTATCCGCCTTCGGTACGGGAGATCGGGGAAGCTGTCGGACTCGCTTCGAGTTCTACGGTTCACGGGCACCTCGCCCGCCTTGAAAATAAAAATTTAATCCGCCGCGACCCGACAAAGCCACGGGCGATTGAAGTGCTTGAGCTTGAGGACCAGGGCAGTGAGCCGATCCACGAAAGCAAAGCCGTATACGTGCCGGTCATTGGTAAAGTAACGGCCGGGGAACCTATTACTGCGGTGGAAAATGTCGAAGAATACATCCCTCTTCCAGAGCGCATGGTGACCGATGAAGAGCAGGTATACATGCTTACCATCCAGGGCGACAGCATGATTGAGGCCGGGATTTTTGACGGGGATCTTGTTGTTGTGCAAAAACAGCAGACCGCCGATAACGGCGATATCATTGTCGCTATGACCGATGAAATGGAAGCAACGGTTAAACGGTTTTATAAAGAAGAAAACTTTATCCGGCTGCAGCCTGAAAATGCCACCATGGATCCGATTATTTTAGAAAACTGTACGATACTCGGCAGAGTCACCGGCGTTTTCCGCACCATCTTTTAA
- a CDS encoding YneF family protein, with protein MGWLWLTIIGIVILLVGIAIGFFIARKTMMNYLKKNPPINEQMLRVMMMQMGQNPSQKKINQMMKAMQRQQDKK; from the coding sequence ATGGGCTGGCTATGGTTAACAATTATCGGCATTGTCATTTTACTAGTTGGTATAGCCATCGGTTTCTTTATCGCAAGAAAAACGATGATGAACTATTTGAAAAAGAATCCTCCTATTAATGAACAGATGCTGCGCGTTATGATGATGCAGATGGGGCAGAACCCGTCCCAGAAGAAGATCAACCAAATGATGAAAGCAATGCAGCGACAACAAGATAAGAAATAA
- a CDS encoding ABC transporter transmembrane domain-containing protein has protein sequence MRAFWDLRWFFWQERFKYSFGILLLVIVALLSLLPPYVVGVVVDAIEQNRLTTGMLARWMGAMIAAGICMYVLRYVWRIMIFGSSLHLGRTLRYNLYQHFTRMSSDFFGRKRTGDLMAHATNDITAVQMMAGQGVLTIVDSLVMGGFVVLAMAVGISWQLTLITLLPMPLMALLTSWYGHLLHQRFGAAQQSFSQLNNRTQESISGVKVTKTFGYEQEDIEAFDAQSRDVVNKNERVARIDALFDPTITLIIGVCYLLAIGFGAGYVNDGSITIGQLTTFSVYLGMLIWPMLAFGWFFNIIERGHASYDRIRSLMAERTDITDQEAGVDQVPAGAVQISIDEFSYPRSETNALHDIHASVQPGQTIGIVGRTGSGKTTLLRLLLRELKSGDGAITIGGTPAEAYYLDTYRLAFGNVPQEHFLFSMTLADNIAFSSPEATQQDIQRAAGLAAIHDDIVALPGGYATAVGERGVTLSGGQKQRISIARALLQNPEILILDDALSAVDANTEQQILEALKQERRGKTTFIVTHRMSTVKEADAVWVMEHGTIVENGSHRALMEAGGIYAEMVKREELKAQVERGDR, from the coding sequence ATGCGCGCGTTTTGGGATTTGCGCTGGTTTTTCTGGCAGGAGCGGTTTAAGTACAGCTTTGGCATACTATTACTTGTTATTGTGGCGCTGCTGTCGCTTCTGCCGCCGTATGTGGTTGGGGTGGTGGTCGATGCCATCGAACAAAACCGCCTGACGACCGGGATGCTTGCCCGCTGGATGGGAGCGATGATTGCGGCAGGGATATGCATGTACGTTCTCCGGTACGTATGGCGGATTATGATTTTCGGTTCCTCGCTTCATCTCGGCCGTACACTCCGCTATAATCTGTATCAGCACTTCACGCGGATGAGCAGTGACTTCTTCGGGCGGAAGCGGACCGGGGATTTAATGGCACACGCCACCAACGATATTACCGCGGTGCAGATGATGGCCGGGCAGGGCGTGCTAACGATTGTGGATTCGCTCGTCATGGGAGGATTCGTGGTTTTGGCCATGGCAGTCGGCATCAGCTGGCAGCTGACGCTGATTACGCTGCTGCCGATGCCTTTGATGGCGCTGTTGACGAGCTGGTACGGCCATCTGCTCCATCAGCGGTTTGGGGCGGCCCAGCAGTCTTTTTCGCAGCTGAACAACCGGACGCAGGAAAGCATTTCCGGCGTGAAGGTAACAAAAACGTTCGGGTATGAACAGGAAGACATCGAAGCGTTTGACGCCCAGTCCCGCGACGTCGTAAACAAAAACGAGCGGGTCGCCCGCATTGATGCCCTGTTTGATCCGACGATTACGCTCATTATCGGCGTCTGCTACCTGCTTGCAATTGGGTTTGGGGCCGGGTATGTTAACGACGGGAGCATTACTATCGGGCAGCTGACGACGTTCAGCGTCTATTTGGGCATGCTGATCTGGCCGATGCTTGCATTTGGCTGGTTTTTTAACATTATTGAACGCGGGCACGCGTCGTATGACCGCATTCGCAGCCTGATGGCCGAACGGACCGATATTACCGACCAGGAGGCCGGAGTGGATCAAGTGCCGGCCGGGGCGGTGCAGATCAGTATAGATGAGTTTTCTTACCCGCGGTCGGAAACGAACGCGCTGCATGACATTCACGCATCGGTGCAGCCGGGCCAGACGATCGGGATCGTCGGGCGGACCGGCAGCGGGAAAACCACACTTTTGCGGCTGCTCCTGCGGGAGCTGAAAAGCGGGGACGGGGCCATTACGATCGGCGGGACCCCGGCAGAGGCCTATTATCTGGATACGTACCGTCTGGCGTTCGGAAACGTGCCTCAGGAGCATTTTCTGTTTTCGATGACGCTTGCGGACAATATTGCCTTCTCAAGCCCCGAAGCCACCCAGCAGGATATTCAGCGGGCGGCCGGGCTTGCGGCCATTCATGACGATATCGTGGCACTTCCCGGGGGCTATGCGACAGCCGTCGGGGAACGAGGGGTCACGCTTTCCGGAGGCCAGAAGCAGCGTATTTCGATTGCGCGGGCGCTTCTGCAGAATCCGGAAATCCTCATTCTGGATGACGCTCTTTCGGCTGTGGATGCGAACACCGAGCAGCAGATCCTCGAAGCGCTGAAGCAGGAGCGGCGGGGAAAAACGACCTTTATCGTCACGCACCGCATGAGCACGGTAAAAGAAGCGGATGCGGTATGGGTAATGGAACATGGAACGATCGTTGAAAACGGCTCCCACCGTGCATTAATGGAAGCCGGAGGCATCTATGCAGAAATGGTGAAGCGCGAAGAACTGAAGGCGCAGGTGGAAAGGGGGGACCGCTGA
- a CDS encoding YueI family protein: protein MSDEVNEHLQNEIHGRKLPNEAERRLYLDTYRERVILALTKKQVMEKGIRQEVLNAMHDQKAKEVLVDGHLSLEALRPYRKAAETRRMSYRRVTLDEPEDSYGLVVASDTAIDREDVLAEDEPETEAGTSETDGKKPWWKKLLGI, encoded by the coding sequence ATGTCTGACGAAGTAAATGAACACCTTCAAAATGAAATACACGGCAGGAAGCTGCCCAATGAAGCGGAGCGGCGTCTGTATCTCGATACGTACCGCGAACGCGTCATTCTTGCGCTGACGAAAAAACAGGTGATGGAAAAAGGCATACGCCAGGAAGTGCTGAACGCGATGCATGACCAGAAGGCGAAGGAAGTATTGGTCGACGGTCACCTGAGTCTTGAGGCTCTGCGGCCGTACCGGAAAGCAGCGGAAACCCGGCGCATGTCCTACCGGCGTGTCACGCTCGATGAGCCGGAGGATTCCTACGGCCTGGTCGTCGCCTCCGACACGGCCATTGACCGCGAGGACGTGTTGGCCGAGGATGAGCCGGAAACAGAAGCCGGGACATCGGAGACGGACGGAAAAAAACCGTGGTGGAAAAAGCTGCTCGGGATCTGA